In the genome of Arachis stenosperma cultivar V10309 chromosome 2, arast.V10309.gnm1.PFL2, whole genome shotgun sequence, the window TATGTGATACCTAAAACAGAAATATAGACTTACCATTTGAAGAAGGTATATACTATAGAGGCCAAATCAATGCATACAAAAACATAGAGCATTAGAGCAAATTGCTTATGCGATAAACATTAATAATATAGAATTGTGATGGGCTAAAAATGGCTTCTTAGACTATATTGGAAAATTGAGAGCTTAatgaggaaaaaaaaaaaaagaaatggtTCCTTTTTTTATGGATAACAGTAGAAGACATTACCATCAAGCTGGAAGAAGTGTACAATGAGTTCATCTTCAGTCATTTGCAGTCTACTAGCAAACTGTAGTCACAAtcaaaatattaactaaaagaTATGTGAATGAAGCACTCCAATAATtcaagttaaaaaaattataaagaagaTGAATTTTCTGAATAGATAAATGAATGACTCAATACAAACCgatttcttgttcttctttctttctttatcttcTTGATTTTGAATATTCCTCTTTTTCTCAGACTTGGTAATGTTCTTCACTAAATGTTTGGAAGAGGAATCTTCTACACCACTTTCTTGCAGAGAAAGAGCAATTGCCTATCCACAACTATAATATAGTTAGAGAAATGTTTGTTGCACTAGTTTATCGAAAACGCTAAACCAACTAATGTGGTTAAATTGGTTAGGATGTATataacaaacaaaacaaaaacaaacatGATCTAAACATCAAAATTACCAGCCTCAAAgcttcatcttcatcatcacCATCAATGTACTCTGAATTCCTATTACAATGCTTCTTCCCAGACACTTTAGCTTTCATTTTTAAACCTTTGTCCTTCACCTGTTGCATAGGTATGAGGACAGTAATAAACATCATAATTGGGTAGCTTTATCTTAAATTGAACATTCTACCAACACCAACAACAAAACAAGTAACTCAATTTTGCAATTTTTGCCCCATTTCAACAACAGCAACCAGAAAAGGTTAAACCCTAAAATAACAAGGTTTTCAGTGAAATACCTTCCTTTTGCGCGATCCAGAAGCATTTCCGATCACAAATTCTTCATCTTTATCGTCCGAAGAATCTGATACTGGTTCTTCTGCATCATCGTCGGGGATatactcatcatcattatcatcatgatcatctagttcttcttcttcttctttgagcttctctttcccttttctgTTCAACAAGGAAGACGCCATTTTATGCAGACCTAGTGCCTCCAGCTTTGCGTTATTCTCCGCTATTCTCGATAGCCTCTGCTTCTCGTACTCCGAAACCGTCTTTGCGGTCTCGGCAACGGTGGTTTCTTCcgcctcttcctcttcctcgcCGGAGCTTGAAGCTGAGGCATCGTCATCTGGATCAGAATCAGGTACATCGCGTCTtgacatttttcctttttccctCCAATTAATCGAAAATTTCACGCTTTTCCCAATTCCACTTTCACGAGTTCGTGAATTGAAGCGCCACGCCGCCACACCCACACACTCGGAGTTTCGGCGGGTAACGTGGGATCAGCGCTGCCTTTTTCCCCCTCATTTTTTTGGTTTCGTTAATTTGGGTCAACAGTTGGGCCTATTGGGCCTAACAAATGTCAactacaaaattttaaattacttttTCTAAGGCCCAAAACACTCGTAATTTATAcccataaataaaaaaaatcaattttaattgatttagtGGTTAGTTCAATAGTACGTTTAAACAAGTGTTGAGAGTTCGAATTATTttttgtgcatgcagcaacctGTGTAGCAAACCGTTAAATAAAACTTCGTTTCGCAACGAATTTGTCCTTAATCTATCGTGTTAGGAGATAttgtaagaaaaaaaaaaaaacaaagaattcACTCCTGACTTCCTGAGTCTCCTCTTCATTTTTTTACACGGCAAACTTCTTTGCTCCCATTCTCTGAATGCTTGTTAAGGGAAAAaaatggaataaaataaaaaatatcaaaaatccAAATGTTAAAATTTTAGTCTTTTACATCATTTCAAAATAAATTGAGTAAGTTATTCTAAGAAGACTCGAATCCAAAT includes:
- the LOC130961110 gene encoding uncharacterized protein LOC130961110 — translated: MSRRDVPDSDPDDDASASSSGEEEEEAEETTVAETAKTVSEYEKQRLSRIAENNAKLEALGLHKMASSLLNRKGKEKLKEEEEELDDHDDNDDEYIPDDDAEEPVSDSSDDKDEEFVIGNASGSRKRKVKDKGLKMKAKVSGKKHCNRNSEYIDGDDEDEALRLAIALSLQESGVEDSSSKHLVKNITKSEKKRNIQNQEDKERKKNKKSFASRLQMTEDELIVHFFQLDEAGKGTVSMRDLQRAATAHDFSWTDKELVDMIRCFDSDGDGRISLDDFRKIAVRCNLIRET